CCGCTGGCGGTGCAGTTCAACCCCAATGGCGCCGGCGCCAAGACGGCCACCCTGCAGATCTTCTCGAACGACCCGGTGAACGGCGAGGTCGACGTGCCGCTCCAGGCCGACGGCGAGAACCTGCCGCCGTGCACGTACACCGTCTCGCCGGACACGCTGAACTTCGGCAACGTGGGCGCAGGCCGAAACCGCATCCTCAGCTTCAAGATCACCAACACGGGCGCCACGGACTGCCTGCTCTCCAACCTCGACCTCGGCGGCGACACGTCGAGCCCGCCGTTCTCGCTGCCCAACGGCCCCATCGCCAGCCAGACGCTCGCCGCGGGAAGCTCGCTCGACGTGCCCGTGAAGTTCGCGCCCATCGACACCCACCCGACCGACACGGGCTCGGTGGTCTTCTTCACCTCGAGCACCACCGCGGCGCAGGCCACGGTGACGCTCTCGGGCGGCTCGGCGCAGGGCTGCGTGCTCATCACGCCGGACGATCTGGACTTCGGCGTGGTCCAGCAGGGCTGCGCGTCGAAGGAGCAGACCTTCACCGTCTACAACGTGTGCTCGGCCACCCAGCACCTCACCACCATCGACTTCCTGCCCGACGCGAACAACCGCTGCCCGGACCAGGGCACCAACAGCAGCTGCCCCTTCCGCATCACGGCAGCGCCCACGCTGCCCGCGACGATCCCCGCGGGTGGCTCGGCGGTCTTCAAGATCAAGTACCAGCCGCCGGCCGTGCAGCAGGACGCCGTCTCCGTGGAAGTGCAGACCCAGGAGCTGGCCACGCCGTACGTCGTGACCCTCGAGGGCCGTGGCGACACCACCGCGATCCAGACCGACACCTACCGCCAGGACGCGCAGCCCAAGGTCGACGTGCTGCTCGTGGTCGACGACTCGGGCTCGATGGAGACCAAGCAGCAAGCGCTGGCCACGAACTTCCAGTCGTTCATCCAGTTCGCGGTGAACCAGCAGGTCGACTACCACATCGCCGTGACCACCACGTCCACGGGCGCGGACCCCTCGGTCACCTGCGGCACCACCAACGGCGACCCGAACAACGGCTCGATCGCCGTCTGCGGCACGTTCGCGCCGGATGACTCCAGCCGGCCGCGCGTGCTCACCAACACCACGCCCAACCTGGAGCAGATCTTCGCCCAGAACGTGGCCGTGGGCACCTGGGGCTCGGGCACGGAGATGGGCTTCGAGGGCGCGTACGAGGCGCTCTCGCCGCCGAACATCACCGGCGCCAACGCCAACTTCCTGCGCGACGACGCCAACCTCGCCATCGTGGCGGTGTCCGACGCGAGCGACCAGTCGCCGCAGCCGTACGACTTCTACAAGAACTTCTTCCTGAACATTAAGGGCTTCTCGCGGCAGAACGCGTTCTCGTTCTCGGCGGTGTCGTCGACCACGGACACGCCGCCGCCCACCAGCTGGGGCTGCGACTACGACGGCACCAACGCGGTGCCGAACCCGTACCAGCAGATGGCGCAGGACACGAACGGCATCTTCCAGGAGATCTGCACCGACGACTGGGCCACCAGCCTCCGCCAGCTCGGCCAGAGCGCGTTCGGCTACCGCACCACCTTCTTCCTCTCCGAGACGCCGGACACGAGCTACCCGATCACCGTCGCTGTCGACGGCGTGGATCTCCCGGCCGTTGGCGCGAACGGCGCGCAGCATTGGTTCCCGCCGACGGGAAGTCAGAACGCGATCACCTTCGCGCCGCTGTCGGTGCCCGAGCCGGGCTCCACGCTGACCATCACCTACCACGTGCTCTGCTATCCCCCGTGACGTTCCGCGCGCGCCTCCGGGGCGCAGCGGCCGTGAGCACCGGTCGCTGCGAGGGACGGGCGCGGCACTTTGACGACCCACGCGGCGGCCGGGCCGGCGCCGCGCACGCACCATCGTGAGCCTGCAACCCATGACCCGACTGCACGCGTTCCTCGCCGCGCTGGCCGTGGTGTGCCTGGCAACACCCGCGGGCGCCGTCACCATCAACTACCAGCTGCAGCCCGCCGTCGCGGAGGCGTACCAGCCGCTCTCGGGCGGCACGCGGGTGAACTTCCCGCCGCAGACGACCACCGGCTCGTACCTCGCGCAGGTGCCCATGCCGCTGGGCTACGGCTTTCGCTGGTACGGCAACCCGGTCTCCACGGTCTACGTGGACCAGAACGGCTTCCTGAGCTTCACCACCCAGGCGGGCTCGGTGTGCACGGGCTCGTTCGGCGAGGACTGCAGCTTCTCCACCAACCTGCCCATCCCTACCTCGTCGACGTTCTACCCCATCGACTCGCTCTACCTCTGGTGGGGCCCCACGGTGCCGGACACGGGCTCGGTGACCTACGGCCTGGAGAACATCGGCGGGATCCAGGTCTTCACCATCGACTTCCACAACATGCAGGAGGGTGACTTCTTCGGCTCCTTCGGCGTGACCATGTCGTACAAGGTCCGGCTGTTCCCGGGCGGCTCGAAGATCGAGGTGGTGTACGGCCCGTTCGTGGGCAACAGCTTCGGCGAGGACCTGTACACGGTCGGCCTCCAGAACGGCGGCACCCCGCAGCAGCTCTACACCGTGGGCCTGCCCTGCGCGGGGCAGAACGCCAACTTCATCCAGTGCGGCGACTCGGACTTCCCCACCAACACGCGGCTCACCTACGTCTGGGCCGACAAGCCAGACCTCGAGTGGACCGCGGGCCAGGTGGCGAGCGCCAACGCGGGCGCCAACGTGGGCGATCCGGTGACCGTGAGCGTGACCGGCACCGTGTTCAACGACGGCACCCAGGACGCCGGCGCCTTCGACACGCAGCTCTACTTCGGAACCACGCCGGATCTCTCGGACGGCGGCGTGCTGCTCGATACGCAGAGCGTGTCCGCGCTGCTGATGGGCGCGTCGGATGCGGTCACGTTCAACGGCAGCTTCACGCGGCCCGCGACGGGCAAGTACTACCTGGTGCTGGTGGCTGATCCGGGCACGCCGCTCTTGCCCCAGGGAAACATCGACGAGATCGACGAGAGCAACAACACCCGCGCGCTCACGCTCTACATGGGCACCGACCTCGCCGGCACCATCGACGCGCCCAGC
This DNA window, taken from Deltaproteobacteria bacterium, encodes the following:
- a CDS encoding choice-of-anchor D domain-containing protein; translation: MRFSNFRWQVLGLVAAVATVQGCSCHVSKISQAKGDPLFVNTRGDTAISIVDDSGKAAPTGGKTATVDFGATLVNQDQPNQKTLFITNNGVASVEIQALKKVDPFDSDDFKVPTSDQVKQAIGPGQTGSIIVSFVPTAAGDFASDFTLQTDADDPTSSKPLTVHLKGSGVSNGCVLAPADKLDFGNVRVNSSETKTLVVQNTTPIDYTFTFNGITGPDAALFTTSLALGDVTIHAHDSLSIPVTYTANHKDVAAAELTFTSPADMCAPEPFDLRATGVDSLITATPDPLDFGFVDPGVTWGSVKQNVTLTNIGNDQLTLNTAMVCDGTWGGSYNAGCTVSSEFDADPTGGHNIPTDVGSITLGAGQSKQVTLYFKPARLHSATAYMQYKIGGVEAQSDFGFNLKGVGGGPKISVSPTHVDYGVVALGAPQSHNITITNIGSSPAGQAGSALDIDHVKTKIVPGTGTQDGEFTVVPALTADILLGATQRYPLAVQFNPNGAGAKTATLQIFSNDPVNGEVDVPLQADGENLPPCTYTVSPDTLNFGNVGAGRNRILSFKITNTGATDCLLSNLDLGGDTSSPPFSLPNGPIASQTLAAGSSLDVPVKFAPIDTHPTDTGSVVFFTSSTTAAQATVTLSGGSAQGCVLITPDDLDFGVVQQGCASKEQTFTVYNVCSATQHLTTIDFLPDANNRCPDQGTNSSCPFRITAAPTLPATIPAGGSAVFKIKYQPPAVQQDAVSVEVQTQELATPYVVTLEGRGDTTAIQTDTYRQDAQPKVDVLLVVDDSGSMETKQQALATNFQSFIQFAVNQQVDYHIAVTTTSTGADPSVTCGTTNGDPNNGSIAVCGTFAPDDSSRPRVLTNTTPNLEQIFAQNVAVGTWGSGTEMGFEGAYEALSPPNITGANANFLRDDANLAIVAVSDASDQSPQPYDFYKNFFLNIKGFSRQNAFSFSAVSSTTDTPPPTSWGCDYDGTNAVPNPYQQMAQDTNGIFQEICTDDWATSLRQLGQSAFGYRTTFFLSETPDTSYPITVAVDGVDLPAVGANGAQHWFPPTGSQNAITFAPLSVPEPGSTLTITYHVLCYPP